A stretch of the Asticcacaulis sp. ZE23SCel15 genome encodes the following:
- a CDS encoding UDP-glucose/GDP-mannose dehydrogenase family protein, with translation MRVTMIGTGYVGLVSGACFADFGHVVTCVDKDASKIERLQAGEIPIFEPGLDKLVETNVREGRLFFAVDPKEAIASADAIFIAVGTPSRRGDGHADLSYVYAAAEEIADLMDGFTVIVNKSTVPVGTGDEVEAIIKKRRPDAEFAVVSNPEFLREGAAISDFKRPDRVVVGTEDERARNVMRELYRPLNLNESPLLFVGRRTSELIKYAANAFLAMKITFINEMADLSEAVGADVQAVARGIGLDNRIGTKFLHAGPGYGGSCFPKDTLALVKTAADHGTPTKLIEATVAVNASRKKAMAEKIKKAMGGDVSGKTIGILGLTFKPNTDDMRDAPSLDIVPALQAAGAKIQAYDPEGRHEAEKLLSDVDYKANPYDAVAGADAMVILTEWDQFRALDLDRVKSVMKAPVMVDLRNVYKPSEVRSKDFDYTSIGRP, from the coding sequence ATGCGCGTAACCATGATCGGTACAGGATATGTGGGCCTTGTCAGCGGCGCCTGCTTTGCGGATTTCGGCCATGTCGTGACCTGCGTCGATAAGGACGCCTCAAAGATTGAGCGGCTGCAAGCCGGGGAAATTCCGATTTTTGAGCCGGGCCTTGATAAGCTGGTTGAAACCAATGTGCGTGAAGGCCGCCTGTTCTTTGCCGTCGACCCAAAAGAGGCCATCGCCTCGGCCGATGCGATCTTTATCGCGGTCGGCACCCCGTCACGGCGCGGCGATGGCCATGCTGATCTGTCTTACGTTTATGCTGCTGCCGAAGAAATCGCCGATCTGATGGATGGCTTTACCGTCATCGTGAACAAATCAACGGTGCCCGTGGGCACCGGCGATGAGGTCGAAGCCATCATCAAAAAGCGCCGCCCGGACGCCGAATTTGCGGTCGTATCCAACCCGGAATTCCTGCGCGAAGGGGCCGCCATCAGCGACTTCAAGCGCCCCGACCGCGTCGTCGTCGGTACCGAAGATGAGCGCGCCCGCAATGTGATGCGTGAGCTTTACCGCCCTCTGAACCTGAACGAGAGCCCGCTGCTGTTTGTGGGTCGTCGCACGTCTGAGCTGATCAAATATGCCGCCAACGCGTTTTTGGCCATGAAGATCACCTTCATCAACGAAATGGCCGATCTGAGTGAAGCGGTCGGTGCTGACGTTCAGGCCGTGGCCCGCGGCATCGGGCTGGATAACCGGATTGGCACCAAGTTCCTGCATGCTGGCCCCGGTTATGGCGGCTCGTGCTTCCCGAAGGATACGCTGGCTCTGGTGAAAACCGCCGCCGATCATGGCACCCCGACCAAGCTGATCGAAGCGACGGTGGCGGTCAACGCCTCACGCAAAAAGGCCATGGCCGAAAAGATCAAAAAGGCCATGGGTGGTGATGTGTCCGGCAAGACGATCGGAATCTTGGGCCTGACCTTTAAGCCCAATACCGATGACATGCGCGATGCGCCGTCTCTGGATATCGTGCCCGCCCTTCAGGCCGCCGGTGCTAAGATTCAGGCCTATGACCCCGAAGGCCGTCACGAAGCCGAAAAGCTGCTGAGCGATGTGGATTACAAGGCCAACCCATATGATGCGGTCGCCGGTGCCGATGCCATGGTCATCCTGACCGAGTGGGATCAGTTCCGCGCCCTTGACCTCGACCGCGTCAAATCGGTCATGAAGGCCCCGGTCATGGTCGATCTGCGCAATGTCTATAAACCCTCCGAAGTGCGCTCGAAAGATTTTGACTACACCAGCATCGGCCGCCCCTGA
- a CDS encoding metallophosphoesterase family protein codes for MPIVDRLTYAIGDIHGRADLLTRMIDKIREDSYAYQEKPRVVLLGDYVDRGPASDKVIETILKLKDEIWCDLEVLMGNHEMSLINFLEDPESGSTWVQHGGGTTLMNYGVQAPPLRSDAEAWIEARDQFGNNLPRAHLEAICAMKLIIYGGDYVFVHAGVKPGVPLDDQDAMTLLWIRAEFLSATKACNYVVVHGHTPTPEPFNSTWRIGVDTGAYATGVLTCVRLHKETRQFIHVT; via the coding sequence GTGCCGATCGTTGATCGGCTGACCTACGCCATCGGCGATATTCATGGCCGCGCCGATTTGCTGACGCGCATGATCGACAAGATCCGCGAAGACTCTTACGCCTACCAGGAAAAGCCAAGGGTGGTGCTGCTGGGCGACTATGTTGATCGTGGGCCGGCCTCCGATAAGGTGATCGAGACGATCCTTAAGCTTAAGGACGAGATCTGGTGCGACCTCGAAGTCCTGATGGGCAACCACGAGATGTCGCTGATCAACTTCCTCGAAGACCCCGAAAGCGGCTCAACCTGGGTGCAGCACGGCGGGGGTACGACCCTGATGAACTATGGGGTGCAGGCGCCGCCCCTGCGCAGCGATGCGGAGGCCTGGATTGAGGCGCGCGACCAGTTTGGCAATAATCTGCCGCGCGCGCACCTTGAGGCCATCTGCGCCATGAAGCTGATTATCTATGGCGGCGATTATGTGTTTGTCCACGCCGGGGTCAAGCCGGGCGTGCCGCTGGATGATCAGGACGCCATGACCTTATTATGGATACGGGCGGAATTCCTGTCGGCGACCAAGGCTTGCAACTATGTGGTGGTGCATGGTCATACGCCGACGCCTGAGCCGTTTAATTCGACCTGGCGGATCGGGGTGGATACCGGCGCCTATGCCACAGGGGTGTTAACTTGTGTGCGTCTTCATAAGGAAACGCGCCAGTTTATCCACGTAACATAA
- a CDS encoding polysaccharide biosynthesis/export family protein: MQAYVKKIFFVLATILMVSVGAGGMAFAQTSASESGAQTASVAAPSTAVASVDAYKYRMGADDKIRVIVFGEPDLSGEFVVNGQGTVALPLIGEVKAMGLSIRELQEQYAAVLREGYLKDPRVSIEVLTFRPFYVLGEVSRPGEYPYVNGMTVMNAVARAQGFTYRANKKKVYIKSADSIEERAVDLTQTLTVQPGDTIRVTERYF, translated from the coding sequence GTGCAGGCATACGTAAAAAAGATTTTCTTTGTATTGGCAACGATACTTATGGTTTCGGTCGGGGCAGGCGGTATGGCCTTCGCCCAAACATCTGCGTCTGAATCCGGTGCGCAAACCGCATCGGTAGCCGCGCCGTCTACCGCAGTTGCGAGCGTGGACGCCTATAAGTACAGAATGGGCGCCGACGACAAAATCCGGGTCATCGTCTTTGGCGAACCAGACCTGAGCGGCGAGTTCGTCGTCAACGGTCAGGGCACGGTCGCCCTGCCCCTGATCGGTGAAGTTAAGGCTATGGGCCTGAGTATCAGGGAACTGCAGGAACAATATGCGGCCGTCCTGCGCGAAGGCTACCTTAAGGACCCGCGCGTCAGTATCGAGGTTCTGACGTTTCGGCCATTCTACGTTCTGGGTGAAGTCAGCCGTCCGGGTGAGTATCCATATGTCAACGGCATGACCGTGATGAATGCGGTCGCACGGGCGCAAGGTTTCACCTATCGCGCGAACAAGAAAAAGGTCTATATTAAAAGTGCGGACTCAATTGAGGAACGTGCGGTCGATCTGACACAAACTCTGACTGTGCAACCCGGTGATACCATTCGGGTCACGGAACGATATTTCTGA
- a CDS encoding polysaccharide biosynthesis tyrosine autokinase, whose product MAEVVNPVEARDVDDAGFDVLSFIADFRRYILLFGLVFIAIFALILVPLVTQAPKYTAEASVMIDPRIVNTTPGKEVVSDLPADTATIDTEVEILKSTALAERVMTDLDLDQDPEFNPYIGERKKFLGFIGDSQPIKKATTADEADARHQVIINKILKRVSVKRQGATRVINVRFTSLSPSKAAAVADAWARLYLLQQQEARVSTTRDASNWLNSRLTELRAQVETAERAVQQYKIANNLMSSEGATLTEQEISNLNTQMAGVKLDEAAAAARLSTAKRQLATGSSGDDVGEALNSGVVHSLRTQSAEVSRKVAELESRYGPRHPEILKAKREKEDIDQQIRAEITRIISNLEAQVQVQRQRRGALEQSVSQTRGTLAGNNRAQVRLNELERDAMAARTIYNSYLERFKETSSQEGNNRADARIVATAKRPTNPSEPRIPLSIALAFCGALGAATTVVMGRRALDRTITTSNEVELHLAQPYLAGLPLLNVSLDKAAAKMDPSTYLMEKPLSVFAEGFRTLKTSLIYGRNGERAQVIAVTSALPGEGKTTASICLAQVIAMAGQSVVVVDCDLRRKSLNKFIGHKVEQGLLEVLAGMATIDDVVVDGPGGKLKLLPLAQDTDTTKDVFGSLVMDYLIHRLRRRYDIVILDTAPVLPVVDTRVLARKADVVAMLVRWRKTPREAARSALQILINSQAPLSGVALSQIDVHKQAKYAYGEGAFYYEEYKDYYMQ is encoded by the coding sequence ATGGCGGAAGTTGTGAACCCAGTCGAAGCGCGTGATGTTGATGATGCGGGCTTCGATGTGTTAAGTTTCATCGCTGATTTCCGCCGTTATATCCTGCTGTTCGGCCTGGTCTTCATTGCCATATTTGCGCTTATTCTGGTGCCGCTGGTGACGCAGGCGCCGAAATATACCGCCGAAGCTAGTGTTATGATCGATCCGCGCATCGTTAATACCACGCCGGGCAAGGAGGTTGTCTCTGACCTGCCCGCCGATACCGCGACCATCGATACCGAGGTTGAAATCCTGAAATCAACCGCGCTGGCGGAACGGGTCATGACCGATCTTGATCTGGATCAGGACCCTGAGTTCAACCCATATATCGGTGAGCGCAAGAAGTTCCTTGGCTTTATCGGCGACAGCCAGCCGATCAAAAAAGCGACCACTGCCGATGAGGCCGATGCCCGCCATCAGGTGATCATTAACAAGATTCTCAAGCGGGTTTCGGTTAAGCGGCAGGGCGCTACCCGCGTCATCAATGTCCGCTTCACCAGTCTGTCGCCGTCAAAGGCTGCCGCGGTTGCCGATGCCTGGGCGCGGCTCTATCTGCTGCAACAGCAGGAAGCGCGGGTCAGCACGACCCGCGATGCGTCAAACTGGCTCAATTCACGCCTGACCGAACTGCGGGCGCAGGTCGAGACGGCGGAGCGCGCGGTGCAGCAATATAAGATCGCCAACAACCTGATGAGCTCCGAAGGGGCAACCCTGACTGAGCAGGAAATCTCCAACCTAAATACCCAGATGGCCGGGGTTAAGCTGGATGAAGCCGCTGCTGCCGCACGCCTGTCTACGGCCAAGCGCCAACTGGCGACGGGTTCATCGGGCGATGATGTCGGTGAGGCGCTCAATTCCGGCGTTGTCCATTCCCTGCGCACCCAAAGCGCCGAGGTCAGCCGCAAGGTGGCTGAGTTGGAGTCCCGTTATGGGCCGCGTCACCCGGAAATCCTTAAGGCCAAGCGCGAAAAAGAAGACATCGATCAGCAAATCCGTGCCGAAATCACGCGCATCATCTCAAACCTTGAGGCGCAGGTTCAGGTGCAGCGTCAACGCCGCGGTGCGTTGGAGCAAAGTGTCTCCCAGACCCGCGGTACACTGGCCGGCAATAACCGCGCTCAGGTGCGGCTGAATGAGCTGGAACGCGACGCCATGGCCGCGCGCACTATCTATAATTCCTATCTGGAGCGCTTTAAGGAAACCTCCTCTCAGGAAGGTAATAACCGCGCCGATGCCCGCATCGTGGCCACCGCCAAGCGTCCGACTAATCCGAGCGAACCGCGCATCCCGCTGAGCATTGCCCTGGCTTTCTGCGGGGCGCTGGGGGCGGCAACGACCGTCGTGATGGGCCGCCGTGCCCTTGACCGGACGATTACGACCTCTAACGAAGTTGAACTGCATCTGGCCCAGCCCTATCTGGCCGGTTTGCCGCTGCTGAATGTCTCACTCGATAAGGCGGCGGCCAAAATGGACCCGTCAACCTATCTGATGGAAAAACCGCTGTCGGTGTTTGCCGAAGGCTTCCGGACGCTGAAAACCTCGCTGATCTATGGCCGCAACGGTGAACGCGCACAGGTTATCGCCGTCACCTCAGCCCTGCCGGGTGAGGGTAAGACGACAGCCTCTATCTGTCTGGCACAGGTCATTGCCATGGCTGGTCAGTCGGTGGTGGTGGTCGATTGCGACCTGCGCCGTAAGTCATTGAATAAATTCATCGGCCATAAGGTTGAGCAGGGATTGCTTGAGGTTCTGGCGGGCATGGCGACTATTGATGATGTCGTGGTCGACGGCCCCGGCGGCAAGCTCAAACTGCTGCCTTTGGCGCAGGACACCGACACCACCAAGGATGTCTTCGGCTCGCTGGTTATGGACTATCTTATCCACCGTCTGCGCCGCCGCTATGATATTGTTATTCTGGATACGGCGCCGGTCTTGCCGGTGGTGGATACACGGGTTCTGGCCCGCAAGGCCGATGTCGTGGCCATGCTGGTGCGCTGGCGCAAGACCCCGCGCGAAGCCGCCCGCAGCGCGTTGCAGATCCTGATCAACTCGCAGGCCCCGCTTAGCGGCGTGGCCCTGAGTCAGATCGACGTCCATAAGCAGGCCAAGTATGCTTACGGCGAAGGTGCGTTCTACTACGAGGAATATAAAGACTATTACATGCAGTAA
- a CDS encoding glycosyltransferase family 2 protein translates to MSVKLKYDVVIAVPVLNEAGVIEGVVQNLLDSSADLQSCVVVVADGGSRDGTADVVRKRFGDNDRVKLIHNPGKLQSAGVNLCVQEFAHPQGVLIRCDAHSDYQPDFITRLLTTLNDTGADSVVVPMDSVGFSCLQKAVAWVSDTPLGSGGAAHRGGHVKGFVDHGHHAAFKVASFMHAGGYDPTFSHNEDGEFDNRLRARGGRIYMDSDIRLNYFPRDTLLKLFRQYFNYGCGRSRTVRRHPGSIRLRQMAVPLHLILLLTSLALLPVSGVFGLWPLTYLFVLTIYSLMITAKRKSACGLLAGPAAFAMHTGWALGFFYGFVAIREHRWKPEEVSAPIVTESLS, encoded by the coding sequence ATGTCGGTAAAGCTTAAATATGACGTGGTTATCGCGGTGCCGGTCCTCAATGAGGCCGGGGTTATCGAAGGGGTGGTGCAAAACCTGCTCGATAGTTCTGCGGATCTTCAATCCTGTGTCGTGGTGGTCGCCGATGGCGGCTCACGCGACGGCACGGCCGATGTGGTGCGTAAACGGTTTGGCGATAATGATCGTGTCAAACTGATCCATAATCCGGGGAAGCTGCAAAGTGCCGGGGTCAATCTGTGTGTGCAGGAATTTGCCCATCCGCAAGGGGTGCTGATCCGCTGCGATGCCCATTCGGATTATCAGCCTGATTTCATCACCCGGCTTTTGACAACGCTCAATGATACCGGCGCGGATTCAGTTGTGGTGCCGATGGACTCGGTGGGCTTTAGCTGCCTGCAAAAGGCGGTGGCGTGGGTCTCTGATACGCCGCTGGGCTCCGGCGGAGCCGCCCACCGCGGCGGTCATGTCAAAGGCTTTGTCGATCACGGCCATCATGCGGCGTTTAAGGTCGCCAGCTTCATGCACGCCGGCGGTTATGATCCGACCTTCTCGCACAACGAAGACGGTGAGTTCGACAATCGTCTGCGGGCGCGCGGCGGCCGTATCTATATGGATAGCGATATCCGCTTGAACTATTTCCCGCGCGACACTCTGCTTAAGCTGTTCCGCCAATATTTTAACTATGGCTGCGGCCGGTCGCGCACCGTGCGTCGTCATCCGGGCTCCATTCGCCTGCGCCAGATGGCGGTGCCGCTGCATCTTATATTGCTGCTGACCTCGCTGGCCCTGCTGCCGGTGTCTGGTGTTTTCGGGCTGTGGCCGCTGACCTACCTATTTGTGCTGACCATCTATTCGCTGATGATCACGGCTAAGCGTAAATCGGCGTGTGGGCTGCTGGCGGGACCTGCGGCCTTTGCCATGCATACCGGCTGGGCGTTAGGGTTCTTCTATGGCTTTGTGGCGATCCGCGAACATCGCTGGAAGCCGGAAGAGGTTTCTGCCCCGATCGTTACCGAAAGTCTTTCGTAA
- a CDS encoding VanZ family protein: MTLSMPVLALRGLVLVVSIWLFVFLLGPYQTLPFELGMSDKEAHVLTFYCFASLLLLATNTTRRGSVLLFCITISAVAEVLQTSTGRDGNVADFLASSLGSTMAVLPTLIGFLRQKFKRNVADNKHLQIRL, translated from the coding sequence ATGACCCTGTCCATGCCTGTTCTGGCGTTGCGCGGACTCGTGCTCGTGGTATCTATCTGGTTATTCGTCTTCCTGCTCGGTCCGTATCAGACCCTGCCCTTTGAACTGGGCATGAGCGACAAGGAAGCCCACGTACTGACGTTCTATTGCTTTGCGTCGCTGTTGCTGCTGGCGACCAATACGACGCGCCGAGGCAGTGTTCTGCTGTTCTGCATCACCATTAGCGCCGTCGCCGAAGTGCTGCAAACCAGCACCGGGCGCGATGGCAATGTCGCCGATTTCCTGGCCAGCAGCCTGGGCTCGACCATGGCGGTTCTGCCGACCCTGATCGGCTTCCTGCGCCAAAAGTTCAAACGCAATGTTGCCGATAACAAGCATCTACAAATCAGACTGTAG
- a CDS encoding VanZ family protein has protein sequence MSRQSQAIFLVRTAVVLLAVILAVLMFGPFQGREQELGLSDKEAHVLAFFVLTLLAVTAFPRVRKWDVGLACLIVAGLSEIIQMFTGRSASLYDWLADATGVVMAIAPMNFAAWRAQMRGGKRWKRRATDQFAKEVIARRPTPPTLAGVRRRRTSEAS, from the coding sequence ATGAGCAGGCAATCTCAAGCAATTTTCCTTGTACGCACGGCCGTTGTTTTACTGGCGGTCATTTTGGCGGTTCTGATGTTTGGACCGTTTCAGGGGCGCGAGCAGGAACTGGGTCTTAGTGATAAAGAAGCGCACGTTCTGGCCTTCTTTGTTCTGACGTTGCTGGCGGTGACGGCCTTTCCGCGTGTCCGTAAGTGGGATGTCGGTCTGGCCTGCCTGATTGTTGCGGGCTTAAGCGAAATCATTCAGATGTTTACCGGCCGCAGCGCCAGTCTTTATGACTGGCTGGCCGATGCGACCGGGGTGGTCATGGCGATTGCACCTATGAACTTTGCCGCCTGGCGCGCTCAGATGCGCGGCGGCAAGCGCTGGAAGCGTCGGGCTACCGATCAGTTTGCCAAGGAGGTCATCGCCCGCCGACCTACACCGCCGACCCTGGCCGGGGTGCGTCGCCGCCGAACCAGCGAAGCCTCTTAG